A single region of the Methylocystis echinoides genome encodes:
- a CDS encoding (2Fe-2S)-binding protein, with amino-acid sequence MIVCSCNVLSDRDVRETLGSRPDRPSVASVFRNMGCEAKCGRCVRSIVAIVDQHQASRLDECGGTGECDSCRSDGLAA; translated from the coding sequence ATGATCGTCTGTTCGTGTAACGTCCTCTCCGACCGCGATGTGCGTGAAACGCTCGGCTCGCGGCCCGATCGCCCCTCGGTCGCCTCCGTCTTCCGCAACATGGGTTGCGAAGCGAAATGCGGCCGCTGCGTGCGCAGCATCGTGGCCATCGTCGATCAGCATCAGGCGTCGAGACTGGACGAATGCGGCGGAACAGGCGAATGTGACAGCTGCCGTTCCGACGGGCTGGCGGCGTGA
- a CDS encoding PepSY-associated TM helix domain-containing protein, protein MIKLTRDADEQRLMTSHSRESGRAVLLRIHQIIGLFAGAVFVLVGLSGGLLAFREDIDESLNAPLMRVETPSQPSYRSLDEILAAATAAMPPDARPEKLTLPRHPGAAATVSYLTETDDLDSFFHEMFVDPYTGKIKGQRLTLHGDDTFSQPFIRILMTFHWTLLLGVNNAYIIGALGILLCVSVLFGLYLWLPRGGDWRLGLRVKWGASKERVIYDLHRSVGAYMAAVLLVMLATGAAMIFKPTTRAVVSLFSTVRAEPDYGRSTPEPGQSPIGVGAAIAAAEKIFPDGRLLWVSLPSSPGGVYVVGKQAPDEPSRSRTFRNVGVDQYSGRVLGVQDRRGFTGGETFLEWLYPIHSGEAFGEIGRPFTLLIGLTPLVLFVTGFMRWRGKRRARRRPS, encoded by the coding sequence ATGATCAAGCTGACGCGCGACGCTGACGAACAGCGATTGATGACCTCGCATTCTCGAGAGTCCGGCCGCGCGGTTCTCCTGAGAATCCACCAGATCATCGGTCTCTTCGCGGGCGCGGTCTTCGTTCTTGTCGGACTGAGCGGTGGTCTCTTGGCCTTTCGCGAGGATATCGATGAAAGCCTGAACGCGCCGCTCATGCGCGTCGAGACGCCTTCTCAGCCCTCTTATCGCTCGCTGGATGAAATTCTCGCAGCGGCGACGGCAGCGATGCCCCCCGACGCCAGGCCGGAGAAGCTGACGCTCCCGCGTCACCCCGGCGCCGCCGCGACGGTCAGCTATCTGACCGAGACGGACGATCTCGACAGCTTCTTCCATGAAATGTTCGTCGATCCCTACACCGGGAAAATCAAGGGACAGCGGCTGACCCTGCACGGCGACGACACGTTTTCCCAGCCTTTCATCCGCATCCTGATGACGTTTCACTGGACGCTGCTGCTCGGCGTCAACAACGCCTACATCATAGGGGCCCTCGGCATTCTTCTCTGCGTCTCCGTCCTTTTCGGCCTTTATCTCTGGCTGCCACGCGGCGGCGACTGGCGGCTCGGCCTCAGGGTCAAATGGGGCGCGAGCAAGGAGCGCGTCATTTATGATCTGCATCGAAGCGTCGGCGCCTACATGGCCGCTGTCCTGCTGGTCATGCTCGCAACCGGCGCCGCCATGATCTTCAAGCCCACGACGCGCGCCGTCGTCAGCCTGTTTTCGACCGTCCGCGCCGAGCCGGATTACGGGAGATCCACGCCGGAGCCCGGTCAATCGCCGATCGGGGTCGGCGCGGCCATTGCCGCCGCTGAGAAAATCTTTCCCGACGGCAGGCTTCTCTGGGTTTCGCTACCGAGTTCGCCGGGAGGCGTCTATGTGGTCGGCAAACAGGCGCCGGACGAACCGAGCCGGTCGAGAACGTTTCGCAATGTGGGCGTTGATCAGTATAGCGGCCGCGTGCTCGGCGTGCAGGATCGCAGGGGCTTCACAGGCGGCGAAACCTTTCTCGAGTGGCTCTACCCGATCCACAGCGGCGAGGCCTTTGGAGAGATCGGGCGCCCATTCACCTTGCTCATCGGCCTGACGCCTCTCGTCCTTTTTGTTACGGGCTTCATGCGGTGGCGCGGCAAGCGGCGCGCGCGCCGTCGCCCATCCTGA
- a CDS encoding UDP-2,3-diacylglucosamine diphosphatase yields MADEPEAKRYRTIFLSDLHLGARAAQADLLLDFLRHNDADTIYLVGDIVDGWKLRKGWHWPQAHNDVVQKLLRKARKGARVIYVPGNHDEFARDYTDLTFGGVEVVEHAVHETADGKKMLVIHGDQFDIVVRNARWLAHLGDWAYDAAIAANTVFNRIRRLFGVGYWSLSAWAKYKVKNAVNFIGDFEATLAAEAQRRGVDGVICGHIHHAAIRTIDGVLYVNTGDFVESCTAIAEHEDGALEILHWRTTAAERAATAAPRPLPAPNVAAA; encoded by the coding sequence ATGGCGGACGAACCGGAAGCGAAGCGTTACCGCACCATTTTCCTCTCTGACCTGCATCTCGGCGCCAGGGCCGCGCAGGCGGATCTCCTTCTCGATTTCCTTCGGCACAATGACGCCGACACGATCTATCTCGTCGGCGACATTGTCGACGGCTGGAAGCTGCGCAAGGGCTGGCACTGGCCGCAGGCGCATAATGATGTGGTGCAGAAGCTCCTGCGCAAGGCCCGCAAGGGCGCGCGGGTGATTTATGTGCCGGGCAATCACGACGAATTCGCGCGCGATTACACCGATCTCACCTTCGGCGGCGTCGAGGTGGTGGAACACGCCGTCCACGAAACCGCGGACGGCAAGAAGATGCTCGTCATCCATGGCGACCAGTTCGACATCGTGGTGCGCAACGCGCGCTGGCTCGCCCATCTGGGCGACTGGGCCTATGACGCGGCCATCGCCGCCAATACCGTGTTCAACCGCATTCGACGCCTCTTCGGCGTCGGCTACTGGTCGCTCTCGGCCTGGGCGAAATACAAGGTCAAGAACGCCGTGAATTTCATTGGCGACTTCGAGGCGACGCTGGCCGCCGAGGCGCAGCGGCGCGGCGTCGACGGCGTCATCTGCGGCCACATTCATCATGCCGCGATCCGGACGATCGACGGCGTGCTTTATGTTAACACCGGCGATTTCGTGGAAAGCTGCACGGCCATCGCCGAGCATGAGGACGGCGCGCTGGAGATTCTTCACTGGCGCACGACCGCCGCCGAGCGCGCGGCGACCGCCGCCCCGCGGCCGCTGCCCGCGCCGAACGTCGCGGCCGCCTGA
- a CDS encoding glycosyltransferase family 4 protein yields the protein MRILVATDAWRPQVNGVVRSLESVAQAARRLGVEIDFLTPKDFCCVPMPTYREISLALASPRAVRRRLAQGYDHVHIATEGPIGLATRAVCLRDGRVFTTSFHTRFPEYIHARTGLPVDWSYAALRRFHNAGAGVMVATPSLARELDERGFRRLLRWSRGVDHDVFSPAAKVHLDLPRPLFLYAGRLAVEKNVEAFLALDLPGTKLVAGDGPARAALEARFPQAQFLGYRTPPELAAIYAACDVFVFPSRTDTFGVVLLEALACGLPVAAYPVTGPLDVIGASGAGALNDDLRAAALAALDIPRDAARAHALTFTWENCARQFLDNIAYARGAASLGGVGVAALRGSGEDRQPVGKGQIIQP from the coding sequence ATGCGAATCCTTGTCGCGACCGACGCCTGGCGTCCGCAGGTGAATGGCGTCGTGCGCTCGCTGGAATCGGTCGCCCAGGCGGCGCGGCGACTGGGTGTGGAGATCGATTTTCTCACGCCAAAGGATTTCTGCTGCGTCCCGATGCCGACCTATCGGGAGATTTCGCTGGCGCTGGCGAGCCCGCGCGCCGTGCGCCGACGTCTGGCGCAGGGATACGACCACGTCCATATCGCGACCGAGGGCCCCATCGGTCTCGCCACGCGGGCCGTTTGCCTGCGCGACGGCCGCGTCTTCACGACGAGTTTCCACACGCGCTTTCCGGAATACATCCACGCCCGCACGGGCCTGCCGGTGGACTGGAGTTATGCTGCGCTGCGCCGCTTCCATAACGCCGGCGCGGGAGTGATGGTGGCGACGCCGAGCCTCGCCCGCGAGCTGGACGAAAGAGGCTTCCGCCGGCTGCTGCGCTGGTCGCGCGGGGTCGATCACGATGTCTTCTCGCCGGCCGCGAAGGTTCATCTCGACCTGCCGCGCCCGCTCTTCCTCTACGCGGGTCGCCTCGCGGTCGAAAAGAACGTCGAGGCCTTCCTCGCACTCGATCTGCCGGGAACCAAGCTTGTCGCCGGCGATGGGCCGGCGCGGGCCGCGCTCGAGGCGCGTTTCCCGCAGGCGCAGTTCCTCGGCTACCGGACGCCGCCCGAACTGGCGGCGATCTACGCCGCTTGCGATGTCTTCGTTTTTCCCAGCCGCACGGACACCTTCGGCGTCGTTCTGCTCGAAGCACTGGCCTGCGGCCTTCCCGTGGCCGCCTATCCCGTCACCGGGCCGCTCGATGTCATCGGCGCCAGCGGCGCGGGCGCGCTGAATGATGATCTGCGCGCCGCGGCGCTGGCGGCGCTGGACATTCCGCGCGACGCCGCGCGCGCGCACGCGCTGACCTTCACCTGGGAGAACTGCGCCCGACAGTTTCTCGACAACATTGCCTATGCGCGTGGCGCGGCGTCGCTCGGCGGCGTGGGCGTCGCGGCGCTGCGGGGCTCAGGCGAAGATCGCCAGCCGGTCGGCAAGGGGCAGATCATCCAGCCATGA
- a CDS encoding cold-shock protein — MATGTVKWFNATKGFGFIQPDDGGPDVFVHISAVERAGLRDLPDGQKVSYEVVVDTRRGKSSAEELQLR, encoded by the coding sequence ATGGCCACTGGTACCGTTAAATGGTTCAACGCGACGAAGGGCTTCGGTTTCATCCAGCCGGATGACGGCGGCCCGGATGTCTTCGTGCACATCAGCGCGGTCGAACGCGCGGGTCTCAGGGACCTCCCTGATGGGCAGAAGGTTTCCTATGAGGTCGTGGTCGATACGCGCCGCGGCAAGTCTTCGGCTGAAGAGCTTCAGTTGCGCTAA
- the bfr gene encoding bacterioferritin, with product MRGDAKVIEYLNRGLRAELTAVNQYWLHYRIFDNWGFLELAEKWRKESIEEMIHADHFTKRILFLEGFPNMQVLDPLRIGQTVEEIIACDLATEVDARNMYIEAAVYCDSVNDRVSMELFESIIKSEEDHIDFLETQQELIKQLGVQLYAQKHMGGLSSS from the coding sequence ATGCGCGGCGACGCGAAGGTCATTGAATATCTCAATCGCGGGCTTCGCGCCGAACTGACGGCCGTCAACCAATACTGGTTGCATTATCGCATTTTCGACAATTGGGGCTTCCTCGAACTCGCCGAGAAATGGCGCAAGGAATCCATCGAGGAAATGATCCACGCGGATCACTTCACCAAGCGCATCCTGTTCCTCGAGGGCTTCCCCAACATGCAGGTCCTCGATCCGCTGCGCATTGGCCAGACCGTCGAAGAGATCATCGCCTGCGATCTCGCGACCGAGGTCGACGCGCGCAACATGTATATCGAGGCGGCGGTCTATTGTGACTCGGTCAACGACCGCGTGTCGATGGAGCTGTTCGAGAGCATCATCAAGAGCGAGGAAGACCACATCGACTTCCTCGAGACGCAGCAGGAGCTGATCAAGCAGCTCGGCGTGCAGCTCTACGCCCAGAAGCACATGGGCGGGCTGTCCTCCTCCTGA
- a CDS encoding HesA/MoeB/ThiF family protein, whose product MTLSPQEIERYARHLVLREVGGPGQQKLKNARVLVIGAGGLGAPLLQYLAAAGVGVIGIVDNDVVSLSNLQRQVIHDTPGVGRLKVESAQDAIARLNPQVRVESHALRLDASNAPALVAAYDIVADGSDNFATRYLVSDACFHAARPLVTAAVGGFDASLTTLRPFETGPDGRPNPTYRCLFPEPPPPGTVPSCEEAGILGALTGIVGAMMALEIIREIVGFGDGLVGRLLLIDTLAMRFETLRYAYDPDNPLSGVTSRR is encoded by the coding sequence ATGACCCTGTCGCCACAGGAGATCGAACGCTACGCCCGCCATCTGGTCCTGCGCGAGGTCGGCGGGCCGGGACAGCAGAAACTCAAAAACGCACGGGTGCTTGTGATTGGGGCAGGGGGACTTGGCGCGCCACTCCTGCAATATCTCGCGGCCGCCGGCGTGGGCGTTATCGGCATTGTGGATAACGACGTCGTGTCCCTGTCGAACCTGCAGCGACAGGTGATTCACGACACGCCGGGCGTCGGTCGACTCAAGGTGGAGAGCGCACAGGACGCCATCGCGCGGCTCAATCCGCAGGTGCGGGTCGAATCACATGCGCTGCGGCTCGACGCCTCCAACGCGCCCGCGCTTGTCGCGGCCTATGACATCGTCGCCGACGGCTCGGATAATTTCGCGACGCGCTATCTGGTTTCGGACGCCTGCTTTCACGCGGCGCGGCCGCTGGTGACCGCGGCCGTTGGCGGCTTCGACGCCTCGCTGACGACGTTGCGGCCATTCGAGACCGGGCCGGACGGCCGGCCGAACCCGACCTATCGCTGCCTTTTTCCCGAGCCCCCGCCGCCCGGAACCGTGCCGAGCTGCGAGGAAGCGGGGATATTGGGCGCGCTGACGGGGATCGTCGGCGCGATGATGGCGCTGGAGATCATTCGCGAGATTGTCGGCTTCGGCGACGGCCTCGTCGGCCGCCTGCTCCTGATCGACACGCTGGCGATGCGCTTCGAGACGTTGCGCTACGCCTATGACCCCGACAACCCGCTGAGCGGCGTCACTTCGCGGCGATGA
- a CDS encoding GlcG/HbpS family heme-binding protein, whose amino-acid sequence MHVTIEQAEKAIEAARKRALELNTQMCIAIVDSGANLKAFYRMDDAWVGSIDIAVKKARTAVFFGMPSGQIGKLSQPGGPLFGIEHSNDGLITFPGGLPIVDADGVMIGAIGVSGSSVENDHAVAKAGGEALGVCDLPEHPWRT is encoded by the coding sequence ATGCATGTGACGATCGAACAGGCCGAGAAGGCGATTGAGGCCGCACGCAAACGCGCGCTGGAGCTCAACACGCAAATGTGTATCGCCATTGTCGATTCCGGCGCCAATCTGAAGGCCTTCTACCGTATGGACGACGCCTGGGTCGGCAGCATTGACATCGCCGTGAAGAAGGCGAGGACGGCGGTTTTCTTTGGAATGCCATCGGGCCAGATCGGCAAACTGTCGCAGCCGGGGGGACCGCTCTTCGGGATTGAACACTCCAACGACGGACTCATCACCTTTCCGGGCGGTCTGCCCATCGTCGATGCTGACGGCGTCATGATCGGAGCCATCGGCGTGTCGGGCAGCTCGGTTGAAAACGATCATGCGGTCGCGAAAGCCGGGGGCGAGGCGCTTGGCGTGTGCGATCTGCCCGAGCATCCATGGCGCACTTAA
- a CDS encoding sensor histidine kinase, with translation MNNDNSSAQEQLRATINQAPVAVAMFDRQMRYMAASARWLSDYEIVVPFHGRAQCEIFSEMTEQAKALHRRALSGETVSKIDDCLERNGQAAKWMDWTAQPWIGSDGAIGGVIIWSEDTTARRRTKRDRDLFMSLAQSSLDFIGMCDASFKPFFVNVAGMRMVGLDSLEEAMRTPVEAFFFPEDRDCLMTQFFPRVLREGHGEIDIRFRHFKTGEALWMNYAVYSLAEVASAKTSGYATVSRNITRQRQARQQLVEAQRRLQAIMDAAPVGLSYSEDRSCERVTGNAALFAQFEADRNDNVSASATDAQAVGRQLRFFRQGRELADRELPLQRAVAEQREIGPMELEVALPSGRRWWAEASGAPIRDERGEVVGGVAVTVDVTERRRTQDALRDADRRKNEFLAMLAHELRNPLAPICYGAHALSKGVKNPQDTQRLVAMMERQLAHLVRLVDELLDVARISSGRIELKKQRLALADVIGQAIETIEDRIQSAGHALILTPSREELFVDGDCVRLVQVFGNLLANAAKYTDPGGRVELLWAREGNSAVVTVRDNGIGVEPSMLASIFDLFTRVKEDIGKQREGIGVGLALAKRLVELHGGQVEARSAGLGQGAEFIVRLPLAAPASGQEPAPDGAAMEAGALRR, from the coding sequence TTGAACAACGACAATTCCTCAGCGCAAGAACAGTTGCGCGCGACCATCAATCAGGCTCCGGTGGCGGTCGCCATGTTCGACAGGCAGATGCGATACATGGCGGCAAGCGCGCGCTGGCTGTCCGATTACGAGATCGTCGTCCCGTTCCACGGCCGGGCGCAGTGCGAAATATTCTCCGAGATGACGGAGCAGGCGAAGGCGCTGCATCGTCGCGCGCTTTCGGGTGAGACCGTCAGCAAAATCGACGATTGCCTGGAACGGAACGGCCAGGCGGCAAAATGGATGGACTGGACGGCGCAGCCCTGGATTGGCTCCGACGGCGCAATCGGCGGTGTAATCATCTGGTCGGAAGACACGACCGCGCGTCGGCGGACGAAACGCGACCGCGATCTTTTCATGTCGCTGGCGCAGAGCAGCCTCGATTTCATCGGCATGTGCGACGCGTCGTTCAAGCCCTTCTTCGTCAATGTCGCCGGCATGCGCATGGTCGGACTCGACAGTCTGGAGGAAGCGATGCGAACGCCTGTCGAGGCGTTTTTCTTTCCGGAAGACCGAGACTGCCTGATGACCCAATTCTTCCCCCGCGTCCTGCGCGAGGGACACGGCGAAATTGACATCCGCTTCCGCCATTTCAAGACGGGCGAAGCACTCTGGATGAACTACGCCGTGTATTCCCTCGCCGAAGTCGCCTCTGCAAAGACGAGCGGCTATGCGACGGTCAGCCGGAACATCACCCGGCAGAGGCAGGCGCGCCAGCAACTCGTCGAGGCGCAACGCCGCCTTCAGGCGATCATGGATGCGGCGCCGGTCGGGCTCAGCTATTCGGAGGATCGAAGCTGCGAGCGAGTCACCGGCAACGCCGCCCTTTTTGCGCAGTTCGAGGCCGATCGAAACGACAATGTCTCGGCTTCGGCGACAGATGCGCAGGCGGTCGGGCGTCAATTGCGCTTTTTCAGGCAAGGTCGAGAGCTTGCCGACCGCGAGTTGCCGCTTCAGCGCGCCGTAGCAGAGCAAAGAGAGATCGGCCCGATGGAGCTGGAGGTCGCCTTGCCCAGTGGGCGACGCTGGTGGGCCGAAGCGTCGGGCGCGCCGATACGGGACGAGCGTGGCGAGGTCGTCGGCGGCGTGGCGGTGACGGTGGACGTCACCGAGCGGCGCCGGACACAGGACGCGCTGCGCGACGCCGACCGCCGCAAGAATGAATTTCTGGCGATGCTGGCGCATGAACTGCGCAACCCGCTCGCGCCGATCTGCTACGGGGCGCACGCCCTTAGCAAAGGCGTGAAAAACCCGCAGGACACGCAGCGTCTCGTCGCCATGATGGAGCGCCAGCTTGCCCATCTTGTTCGTCTCGTCGACGAGCTGCTCGATGTCGCGCGCATCTCGAGCGGCAGGATCGAACTGAAGAAGCAGCGCCTCGCGCTTGCCGACGTCATCGGTCAGGCCATCGAAACGATCGAGGACCGCATCCAATCGGCCGGCCATGCGTTGATCCTCACGCCATCGCGAGAGGAACTCTTTGTCGATGGCGACTGCGTGCGGCTCGTTCAGGTCTTCGGCAATCTTCTCGCCAACGCCGCGAAATACACCGATCCGGGCGGTCGCGTGGAACTGCTCTGGGCGCGGGAAGGGAACAGCGCGGTGGTGACCGTGCGCGACAACGGCATTGGCGTCGAGCCGTCCATGTTGGCCTCGATCTTTGACCTGTTCACGCGGGTGAAGGAGGACATTGGCAAGCAGCGGGAGGGAATCGGGGTTGGGCTCGCGCTCGCGAAGCGGCTCGTGGAGTTGCACGGCGGGCAGGTCGAGGCGCGCAGCGCCGGCTTGGGTCAGGGCGCCGAATTCATCGTTCGATTGCCGCTGGCCGCGCCAGCGAGCGGCCAGGAGCCTGCGCCGGATGGCGCGGCAATGGAGGCGGGCGCCTTGCGGCGGTGA
- a CDS encoding copper resistance CopC family protein produces the protein MTPIAWNCARCRAHLRSFRAVARAAKHVMRGVGALLILGATPGPALAHAIIVRTSPPQSGVGAADIGKVEVWYDAGIRDAFVALAVVNGAGERIDKRDAAIDASDPAHVTVGVNPLTPGKYTVRYRALSADGHIVSGAWEFEIK, from the coding sequence ATGACGCCGATTGCATGGAATTGCGCGCGCTGTCGCGCGCATCTCAGATCCTTCCGCGCGGTCGCGCGGGCCGCCAAACACGTGATGCGTGGCGTCGGCGCGTTGCTGATCCTCGGCGCAACGCCCGGTCCCGCCCTTGCGCATGCGATCATCGTCCGCACCTCCCCGCCGCAAAGCGGCGTCGGCGCCGCCGACATCGGGAAAGTCGAAGTGTGGTACGACGCAGGCATTCGCGACGCCTTCGTGGCCTTGGCGGTCGTCAATGGCGCCGGCGAGCGTATCGACAAGCGCGACGCCGCGATCGACGCCTCCGATCCCGCGCATGTCACAGTCGGTGTGAACCCGCTGACGCCGGGCAAATATACCGTCCGCTATCGCGCCTTGTCGGCCGATGGACACATCGTCAGCGGCGCCTGGGAATTCGAAATCAAATAA
- a CDS encoding helix-turn-helix domain-containing protein, protein MGVEGKEKHKILEAGALALSGQLGATIQRLRKAYNLSLSELSLQSGVAKSIISQIERNETNPTLATIWRLAQALDVSIERVLQTTEDEPFLEKVSKADTPILLSDDGKCRLAIIGWIKTVEWLQAYELSADPGGVLESEAHQRGSVESLSVREGELEVEVAGAKETVKAGETLRYRCDRAHTIRNTGKAQAQATMICMLKAAVME, encoded by the coding sequence ATGGGCGTCGAAGGCAAGGAAAAGCACAAAATTCTGGAAGCCGGGGCGCTGGCGCTGTCGGGCCAGCTTGGCGCCACCATCCAGCGGCTGCGCAAGGCCTATAATCTGTCCCTGTCGGAATTGTCGCTGCAGTCAGGCGTGGCCAAGTCGATCATCAGCCAGATCGAGCGCAACGAGACCAATCCCACGCTCGCCACCATCTGGCGTCTGGCGCAGGCGCTCGATGTCTCTATCGAGCGCGTGTTGCAGACGACGGAGGACGAGCCGTTTCTGGAGAAGGTGAGCAAGGCCGACACGCCGATCCTGCTTTCCGACGACGGCAAATGCCGCCTCGCCATCATCGGCTGGATCAAGACGGTGGAATGGCTGCAGGCCTATGAGCTCTCGGCCGACCCGGGCGGCGTTCTCGAATCGGAAGCGCATCAGCGCGGCTCGGTGGAGAGTCTCTCGGTGCGCGAGGGCGAGCTGGAGGTGGAGGTCGCCGGCGCGAAGGAGACGGTGAAGGCGGGCGAGACGCTGCGCTATCGCTGCGACAGGGCGCACACGATCCGAAACACCGGAAAGGCGCAGGCGCAGGCGACGATGATCTGCATGCTCAAGGCGGCGGTGATGGAGTAG
- a CDS encoding HupE/UreJ family protein, protein MARLRLLAIAFALVIFGGERAARAHTADISSSRIVSEGNGRYRVEVGFLGSDIERIFAANKATLGDVDLTEPGVIEGMIGKFIQQRVDLQNEAGRTCPGTVESVGEDPANPYDQKVVLHVDCSGVSGQIFYNPFRLLEAQGPRAKHLVGIGEKGDDSQLTEAQKAGREPAPGQVMIFPGDAPIDLSKPLLTPWQMAPKFFAAGVEHIVTGYDHICFLIAVVLWATRAWPVVKIVTAFTVSHSITLSLAALQIVEIPSRWTEIAIALSIVYVALENFFTRKVDGRWRDTFFFGFVHGFGFASGLVEMGVPQRAIAPALASFNIGVEVGQIGVVLIVVPLLVLIDKLFFKGERNLRLVQICSGAVACAGVYWLFFPMA, encoded by the coding sequence ATGGCGCGTTTGAGGCTTCTCGCGATCGCTTTTGCGCTCGTGATCTTTGGCGGGGAGAGGGCTGCACGCGCACACACCGCCGATATTTCGAGCAGCCGGATCGTGTCCGAAGGAAACGGCCGCTATCGCGTCGAAGTTGGTTTTCTCGGAAGCGACATCGAGCGTATTTTCGCCGCCAACAAAGCAACCCTGGGCGACGTCGATCTCACCGAGCCAGGCGTGATCGAAGGCATGATCGGCAAATTCATCCAGCAGCGCGTTGATCTGCAAAACGAAGCGGGGCGGACATGTCCCGGCACGGTCGAGTCGGTGGGCGAAGACCCTGCCAATCCTTACGACCAGAAAGTCGTCTTGCATGTCGATTGCAGCGGCGTTTCGGGGCAGATTTTCTACAACCCCTTCCGACTGCTCGAGGCGCAGGGACCCCGCGCGAAACATCTCGTGGGGATTGGCGAGAAGGGCGACGACTCGCAATTGACCGAGGCGCAGAAGGCGGGCCGCGAACCCGCGCCGGGCCAGGTCATGATCTTCCCGGGCGATGCGCCGATCGATCTCTCGAAGCCCTTATTGACGCCCTGGCAGATGGCGCCGAAATTCTTCGCGGCGGGCGTCGAGCATATCGTGACCGGGTACGATCACATCTGTTTCCTCATCGCCGTCGTTCTGTGGGCGACGCGCGCCTGGCCGGTCGTCAAGATCGTCACGGCTTTCACCGTCTCGCACTCGATCACGCTGTCGCTGGCGGCGCTGCAGATCGTCGAGATCCCAAGCCGCTGGACTGAAATTGCGATCGCGCTGTCGATTGTCTATGTCGCTTTGGAAAACTTCTTCACCCGCAAGGTCGACGGGCGCTGGCGCGACACGTTCTTTTTCGGCTTCGTGCACGGTTTCGGCTTTGCGAGCGGCCTTGTCGAGATGGGCGTGCCGCAACGCGCCATCGCGCCGGCGCTGGCGAGCTTCAACATTGGCGTGGAGGTCGGTCAGATCGGCGTCGTGCTGATCGTGGTTCCGCTGCTCGTCCTGATTGACAAGCTCTTCTTCAAAGGCGAACGCAATCTGCGCCTCGTGCAGATATGCTCCGGGGCCGTCGCTTGCGCGGGCGTCTATTGGCTGTTCTTCCCCATGGCCTGA
- a CDS encoding RidA family protein — MSDIRRIGVGPRMSKAVVRGNAVYTAGQVAEKTKGGSVADQTREILELIDGLLAEAGSEKAKILSATIYLSDIATFAEMNSVWDVWVDKENPPARATVEAKLVTPDYKVEIAVIAAK; from the coding sequence ATGAGCGATATCAGGCGAATTGGCGTGGGTCCGCGCATGAGCAAGGCGGTCGTGCGCGGCAACGCCGTCTATACGGCCGGCCAGGTGGCGGAAAAGACCAAGGGCGGCTCTGTCGCCGATCAGACCCGCGAGATTCTCGAGCTGATCGACGGGCTGCTCGCCGAGGCCGGCTCCGAGAAGGCGAAAATCCTCTCGGCCACCATCTATCTTTCCGACATCGCGACCTTCGCCGAGATGAACAGCGTCTGGGACGTCTGGGTAGACAAGGAGAACCCCCCCGCGCGCGCCACCGTCGAGGCGAAACTCGTCACGCCCGACTACAAGGTGGAGATCGCGGTCATCGCCGCGAAGTGA